In Zea mays cultivar B73 chromosome 7, Zm-B73-REFERENCE-NAM-5.0, whole genome shotgun sequence, the following proteins share a genomic window:
- the LOC100502539 gene encoding uncharacterized protein LOC100502539, producing MAQQQEKKQQQRGKLQRVLREQKARLYIIRRCVVMLLCWSD from the coding sequence ATGGCGCAGCAGCAGGAGAAGAAGCAGCAGCAGAGGGGGAAGCTGCAGAGGGTGCTAAGGGAGCAGAAGGCTCGGCTCTACATCATCCGCCGATGCGTCGTCATGCTCCTCTGCTGGAGTGACTGA
- the LOC100275079 gene encoding uncharacterized protein LOC100275079 has protein sequence MRTMSQGKQKGKVGRALKGQRGRLYIIRRCIVMLLCWHD, from the coding sequence ATGAGGACCATGAGCCAGGGCAAGCAGAAGGGGAAGGTGGGCAGAGCTCTCAAAGGGCAGAGAGGCAGGCTCTACATCATCCGACGGTGCATCGTCATGCTCCTCTGCTGGCACGACTGA